One window of the Notolabrus celidotus isolate fNotCel1 chromosome 23, fNotCel1.pri, whole genome shotgun sequence genome contains the following:
- the LOC117807104 gene encoding uncharacterized protein LOC117807104 isoform X3, producing the protein MDPVSLSLPEIIINDRGDFDTTPPNLSSTNHQTSPGSGSGLSDKPRKPKRSKSTPQKNQKIIDLFGQFNQPDFSSTLNESTSSRSSPSGSFNQQNQLLIQAHSGSSPFQLQTLSPCFGSPTGIWTPSPPNPSCWLNMSPITSPPNPRFGCSPYVLVPVNQCMAPCPPLVLPHANPSWCSCPPMVYDFPPYTPDLASGGPVQPVSELPEFAETRERSEETGMPEDLELSFLTGGTQTHEEPHGSQTLLDDEALAVLAFEDYNTVIDSLLSENGNENLGIADDSFEEFLDKLWRDEELVREFGLTLNMEPPASLQPLDPQLDHVAPDNQTQEELTYPPSVNTNYEHVTEGKYQVESTMNTEHLDSAVSSAPEPIDFLPLIELQQEPLEEILEQLLTLTSGDSNVISPETKETSQLASNNEAPLQRAQSPILGPPSSQFDSNPNHNGQTTLQEELLPPNATVKYLEMTHLCRRCGTLFMDDNVTSYLQFPPNVTPDTSLIPELQEKSSNAPAPDSPSRDLSEATSAFLLHLEDTELDWTTQKLQEGPPVGDPSTFFEFPSTSRVSEPNGDLHTIANKDPMPNSGADVSNTEPSQSASPQTLIVQALKALDQTPSPFKTPLEQCSPKTLNPNLSSLESVLVQANLSSVADSNAEPRDPKVGANSSDSKPGNQTLVTPKDLKVSQEFASSGMALSAGKSSTFWINCNEKGLGTPVARMQPVLKARKEKRLKEGKGGNKERTNIRRSQRLLDLIGKGEAGMGGQIRQSITPTPKFSPEKDGEQKTESFMKRQRDLGEFEEQNMATKTARTTKQLTEMNKKVHRQNITEEIKQVKTEQRLQCKDNYPQFIQLEIEKSKVKSSPMREMPDDQKQEDATEPKTLIVKSQIKRNKGKRDRKDSQKKDENAKSNNKNKVSKNCSPVCPLRCPRVKKNTQSEEPLEDEQSNKTNDPTSVKTCMESPNLTSVVCLGTWQQSNERMKGGGGTRRMTYEFSPIKRCQQELGASEKTETKTDKIRLSSIKRGRQKSRFKGNFESGKEGSGETSACKPNPSSTKCDINTYDQKISPVSEAESPLRCPRVQTNTASEEPLADKPSDKTNDPISVKPGKKPPNITPVVCLGTWQQSKPVASSQSEGAGTKTPDFYSLRSGTCKTRENKAPEVVHGQNICDPTSDQTAGLKGGDERMKGGGGTRRMTYEFSPIKRCQKELGASEKTETKTDKIRLSSIKRGRQKRRFKGNFESGKEGSGETSACKPNPSSTKCDINTYDQKISPVSEAESPLRCPRVQTNTASEEPLEDKPSDKTNDPISVKPGKKPPNITPVVRLGTWQQSKPVASSQSEGAGTKTPDFYSLRSGTTKTQENKAPEVVHGQNICDPTSDQTAGLKGGDERMKGGGGTRRMTYEFSPIKRCQQELGASEETETKTDTIRLSPMKRGRWKSRTEGSGDTSACKPKPTSTKCNINTCDKKIGCYSPEETVKDEKCCGMKTRSSCEGNSNPRFPSMQQQGLSDKLPSKYKDFVSFKTKARKHQPNKKSGKGGITLRSGRKIDNYREQKQREQKERSEEHNERHFEHANVLNTANCL; encoded by the exons atggatCCAGTGTCGCTCAGCCTCCCTGAAATCATCATAAATGACAGAGGAGACTTTGATACCACTCCTCCAAACCTCTCATCAACCAACCACCAAACCTCTCCAGGGAGTGGATCTGGTCTGAGTGACAAACCACGCAAACCCAAAAGGTCAAAATCGACTCCTCAGAAGAACCAGAAAATCATCGACTTGTTTGGACAGTTCAATCAGCCGGACTTTAGTTCGACACTGAATGAATCAACGTCATCCCGAAGTTCCCCTTCTGGGAGCTTCAACCAGCAAAACCAACTCCTGATACAAGCTCATAGTGGATCCTCTCCGTTCCAACTCCAGACTTTATCCCCTTGTTTCGGGTCCCCGACTGGAATCTGGACCCCCTCTCCTCCTAACCCTTCCTGCTGGCTGAATATGAGCCCAATAACCTCACCTCCAAACCCCAGGTTTGGGTGTAGCCCATATGTTTTGGTTCCCGTGAACCAGTGTATGGCTCCTTGTCCTCCATTGGTCCTGCCCCATGCTAATCCCAgctggtgctcatgtccacccATGGTGTACGATTTTCCTCCCTACACTCCAGACCT GGCATCGGGAGGACCGGTCCAGCCAGTCAGCGAGCTGCCAGAGTTCGcagagacgagagagaggagtgaggagacgGGCATGCcagaag atCTTGAACTGTCTTTCCTCACAGGAGGAACACAGACACACGAGGAACCTCATGGATCCCAGACCTTATTGGATGATGAAGCGCTGGCAGTGCTTGCTTTTGAAGACTACAATACGGTCATAGACTCCCTGCTTTCAGAG AACGGAAATGAGAATCTTGGGATAGCAGACGACTCATTTGAGGAGTTTCTGGATAAACTGTGGAGGGATGAGGAACTTGTTAGGGAG tttggGCTGACACTGAATATGGAGCCCCCGGCTTCCTTGCAGCCTTTAGATCCACAGCTTGACCATGTTGCTCCAGATAACCAAACACAAGAG GAGCTGACATATCCACCTTCAGTAAACACCAACTATGAACATGTAACTGAAGGCAAATACCAG GTGGAGTCGACGATGAACACAGAGCACTTGGATTCTGCTGTTTCTTCAGCTCCAGAGCCCATCGACTTTCTTCCACTTATTGAACTCCAGCAAGAG CCTTTGGAGGAGATCTTGGAGCAGCTGCTTACTCTTACTTCTGGTGACTCCAATGTGATATCTCCTGAAACTAAAGAAACATCGCAGCTCGCTTCAAATAATGAGGCACCACTCCAAAGGGCTCAATCACCCATTTTAGGCCCTCCAAGCTCACAGTTTGACTCAAACCCAAACCACAACGGACAAACAACCCTTCAAGAGGAGCTGCTGCCGCCCAATGCAACGGTGAAGTACCTTGAGATGACACACCTTTGCCGTCGCTGTGGCACCCTCTTCATGGACGATAATGTCACTTCATATCTGCAGTTTCCTCCCAACGTCACTCCAGACACCAGCCTCATTCCTGAACTTCAGGAAAAGAGTTCAAATGCACCTGCCCCCGATTCTCCCTCCAGGGATTTGTCAGAAGCAACCTCTGCTTTCCTTTTGCACCTGGAAGATACAGAGCTGGATTGGACGACCCAAAAGCTTCAGGAAGGACCTCCAGTTGGGGATCCTTCAACCTTTTTCGAGTTCCCCTCGACCTCCAGGGTTTCAGAGCCTAATGGGGATCTCCATACCATTGCCAACAAGGATCCTATGCCAAATTCAGGAGCTGATGTATCTAACACTGAGCCATCACAATCTGCAAgccctcaaactttgattgtccAAGCTCTGAAAGCACTCGATCAAACACCATCTCCGTTTAAGACACCTCTTGAACAATGTAGTCCCAAAACCCTTAACCCAAACCTGTCTTCTCTTGAGTCGGTCCTTGTGCAAGCAAATTTGTCTTCTGTTGCCGATTCCAATGCAGAGCCCCGTGATCCCAAAGTTGGTGCCAATTCATCAGACTCAAAGCCAGGAAATCAGACATTAGTGACCCCAAAAGATCTGAAGGTTTCTCAAGAGTTTGCATCCTCTGGCATGGCATTAAGCGCAGGAAAGTCAAGTACATTTTGGATAAATTGTAACGAAAAAGGCCTTGGAACACCAGTGGCAAGAATGCAGCCTGTGTTGAAAGCACGAAAGGAAAAAAGACTCAAGGAAGGGAAAGGGGGGAATAAGGAAAGGACAAACATCAGACGCAGTCAGAGGCTGTTAGATCTTATTGGAAAAGGTGAAGCAGGAATGGGTGGACAAATTAGGCAGAGCATTACCCCAACGCCAAAATTCAGCCCTGAGAAGGATGGAGAACAGAAGACAGAGTCTTTTATGAAAAGGCAAAGAGATTTGGGCGAGTTCGAAGAGCAGAACATGGCAACAAAAACAGCTAGAACAACCAAGCAACTTACAGAAATGAACAAGAAGGTACATCGTCAAAATATCACAGAGGAGATAAAGCAAGTCAAGACGGAACAAAGGCTCCAGTGCAAGGACAATTACCCACAATTCATACAGTTAGAGATAGAGAAGAGCAAGGTCAAGTCCTCACCCATGAGAGAGATGCCTGACGACCAAAAACAGGAAGATGCAACTGAACCAAAGACTCTGATagttaaaagccagataaaaagaaacaaaggcaagagagacagaaaggacaGTCAGAAGAAGGATGAAAATGCTAAgtccaacaacaaaaacaaggtttctaaaaactgcagtccagTATGTCCTCTGAGGTGcccaagagttaaaaaaaatactcaaagtGAAGAACCCCTGGAGGACGAACAATCCAACAAGACAAATGATCCCACTTCTGTGAAAACCTGCATGGAAAGCCCAAACTTAacctctgttgtgtgtttggggACTTGGCAACAAAGCAATGAAAGaatgaagggaggaggaggtacAAGACGAATGACTTATGAATTCAGTCCAATAAAAAG ATGCCAACAGGAACTTGGGGCTTCTGAAAAGACTGAGACCAAAACTGACAAGATCAGATTGAGTTCGAtaaaaagaggaagacagaagaGCAGATTCAAGGGAAACTTTGAGAGTGGCAAAGAGGGATCAGGAGAAACATCTGCCTGTAAACCAAACCCAAGCTCAACAAAATGTGATATAAACACCTATGACCAAAAGATCAGTCCAGTTTCTGAAGCAGAATCTCCTCTGAGGTGCCCAAGGGTCCAAACAAATACTGCAAGTGAAGAACCACTGGCAGACAAACCATCTGACAAGACAAATGATCCCATTTCTGTGAAACCCGGCAAGAAACCCCCAAATATAACCCCTGTAGTGTGTTTGGGAACCTGGCAACAAAGCAAACCTGTTGCATCAAGTCAAAGTGAAGGTGCAGGGACCAAAACTCCTGACTTTTACAGCTTGAGATCAGGAACTTGCAAGACTCGAGAGAACAAGGCACCTGAGGTGGTGCATGGACAAAATATCTGCGATCCAACATCAGACCAGACAGCAGGTTTGAAAGGTGGCGATGAAAGaatgaagggaggaggaggtacAAGACGAATGACTTATGAATTCAGTCCAATAAAAAGATGCCAAAAGGAACTTGGGGCTTCTGAAAAGACTGAGACCAAAACTGACAAGATCAGATTGAGTTCGAtaaaaagaggaagacagaagaGAAGATTCAAGGGAAACTTTGAGAGTGGCAAAGAGGGATCAGGAGAAACATCTGCCTGTAAACCAAACCCAAGCTCAACAAAATGTGATATAAACACCTATGACCAAAAGATCAGTCCAGTTTCTGAAGCAGAATCTCCTCTGAGGTGCCCAAGAGTCCAAACAAATACTGCAAGTGAAGAACCACTGGAAGACAAACCATCTGACAAGACAAATGATCCCATTTCTGTGAAACCCGGCAAGAAACCCCCAAATATAACCCCTGTAGTGCGTTTGGGAACCTGGCAACAAAGCAAACCTGTTGCATCAAGTCAAAGTGAAGGTGCAGGGACCAAAACTCCTGACTTTTACAGCTTGAGATCAGGAACTACCAAGACTCAAGAGAACAAGGCACCTGAGGTGGTGCATGGACAAAATATCTGCGATCCAACATCAGACCAGACAGCAGGTTTGAAAGGTGGCGATGAAAGaatgaagggaggaggaggtacAAGACGAATGACTTATGAATTCAGTCCAATAAAAAGATGCCAACAGGAACTTGGGGCTTCCGAAGAGACTGAGACCAAAACGGACACGATCAGATTGAGTCCGATGAAAAGGGGAAGATGGAAGAGCAGAACTGAGGGATCAGGAGACACATCTGCCTGTAAACCAAAGCCGACCTCAACAAAATGCAATATAAACACTTGTGACAAAAAGATCGGTTGTTATTCTCCAGAAGAAACTGTCAAAGATGAAAAATGCTGTGGAATGAAAACCAGATCAAGCTGTGAGGGAAACAGCAACCCACGCTTTCCTTCCATGCAACAACAAGGCCTTTCTGATAAGTTACCCTCAAAGTACAAAGACTTTGTGTCTTTCAAAACAAAGGCGCGCAAACATCAGCCAAATAAGAAGTCAGGAAAAGGAGGAATAACACTGAGAAGTGGGCGGAAGATTGATAATTACCGTGAACAAAAGCAAAGAGAACAAAAGGAGAGATCCGAGGAGCACAATGAGAGACATTTTGAACATGCAAATGTGTTGAACACGGCAAACTGTCTTTAA